The genomic segment ACAACCGCCCGCTGTATGTGATAGCCAGCGACGGTGGGTTGCTGGCGGAGCCGGTGAAAGTGACCGAGCTGCCGATGCTGATGGGCGAGCGTTTTGAAGTGCTGGTGGAAACCAGTGACGCAAAACCTTTCGATATCGTAACGTTGCCGGTGACCCAGATGGGCATGACGGTCGCGCCGTTCGACAAACCACAGCCGGTGGTACGCATTCAGCCTGTTGTAGTGCCTGCTTCAGGGATGCTACCGGATAAACTGGTTGAGGTGTCGGCGCTGCCTGCGCTTGATGGTCTTCAGGAACGCTGGCTACAGCTCATGATGGACCCTATGCTCGACATGATGGGAATGCAGGCGTTGACGAAGCGTTACGGCAAGCAGGCGCTGGCGGGGAACCCACACGGGCAGATGATGAGCCAGATGGAACATATGGGCCACGGTAAAATGTCGCAGGGCGGTATGGGCCACGGCGGCAACGGGTTTGATTTCCATAACGCCAATAAAATTAACGGCAAGGCGTTTGATATGAACGCGCCAGCGTTTGCGGCGTCGCTCGGTAAGTATGAGCGATGGACTGTCTCTGGCGAGGGCGACATGATGCTTCACCCGTTTCATATCCACGGCGCGCAGTTCCGTATTCTCACCGAAAATGGCAAACCGCCCGCTGCGCACCGCGCTGGATGGAAAGATACCGTATGGGTCGAAGGCGCGCGCAGTGAGGTGGTAGTGCGCTTTGATTACGCGGCGTCAGCGGAGCATGCGTATATGGCGCATTGCCATCTGTTAGAGCATGAAGATACCGGGATGATGCTCGGGTTTACGGTGGCGTAGCGGGATGCGTTGAGGGGGCGGGTGGCGCTGCGCTTACCCGCGCTGCAACCGCACTTCGCCTTTTGCCACTTCCACAAATAGCGCCCATAAAAAAGCCCCTCATGGAGGGGCTTTGTTTTATCTGACGATTTTACTTCGCGTCATCCGGCAGAGCGTAGGCGACGATGTAATCGCCCATCTTCGTGCCGAACGAGCCGTGGCCGCCTGCGGAGAGCACGACATACTGCTTGCCGTTCACTTCATAGGTCATCGGCGTCGCCTGGCCGCCAGCCGGCAGGCGGGCTTCCCACAGCTTCTCGCCGTTGGTCACGTTGTACGCGCGCAGATAGTTATCTGCGGTCGCGCCGATGAACAGCACGTTACCGCCAGTGGTGATCGGACCGCCCAACATCGGCATACCCATGTTAAACGGAACCGGGAACGGCATCGGGAACGGCATGCTGTCGCGTGGCGTACCGATACGTTTTTTCCACACCACTTCGTTGGTCTTCAGATCCAGCGCGGAGATATAACCCCATGCCGGCTGCTTACACGGCAGACCAAACGGAGAGAGGAACGGGTTCAGGGTGACGCCGAACGGCACGCCGTACTGCGGCTGGATACCGGATTCACTGCCGGTGCCCTGCGCGTCTTTCGGCTGCTCCATCGGGTTACCCGGACCACGCGGGATAAGTTTGGAGACGAACGGCAGCGCCATCGGGTTAGCAATGGCTACCTGACGGTGCGGGTCAACGGCCAGGCCGCCCCATTCAAACATTCCAAGGTTACCCGGGAATACCAGCGTGCCCTGCTCAGACGGCGGCGTGAAGATGCCTTCATAACGCAGGCTGTGGAACATCACGCGGCAGACCAGCTGGTCATACATCGTGGCGCCCCACATATCCGCGCCGCTCAGGTCTTTCTTCGGACGGAAAGAGAGATCAGAGAACGGCTGCGTCGGCGTCACGTAGTCGCCTTTCGCGGCACCCTGCGGAACTGGTTTTTCCGGTGCCGGAACCACCAGCTTGCCGTTACGGCGGTCCAGCACGAAGATGTTGCCGGTTTTCGCTGGCGCGTAGATGACCGGAACGGTTTCGCCTTTCACGGTAATGTCGGCCAGGGTCGGCTGCGCCGGGAGGTCCATATCCCACAGGTCGTGGTGAACGGTCTGATAAGACCATACCAGCTTACCGGTCGAGGCATTCAGCGCGACGATAGCACTTGCATAACGCTCCTGCTCCGGTGTGCGGTTGCCGCCCCAGATATCCGGGGTGGTTACGCCCATCGGCAGGTAAACTATGTCGAGTTTCGCATCATAAGACGCTGGTGCCCAGGAGTTCGGGGAGTTCAGCGAGAAGTGATGCTCGTCCGCCGGGATGGCGTTAGGATCTTTCGCGCCCGGGTCGAAGGCCCACAGCAGTTTACCGGTGTTGATATCAAAACCACGGATGACGCCAGACGGCTCACGGGTGGAGAAGTTATCCGTCACCGCGCCTGCTATAACAATCACTTTATCGGTAACGATGGGCGGTGAAGTCGGCTCATACATGCCCGGCGTCGTCACCGGCATGTTGGTCTGCAGGTTCAGGATGCCTTTATTAGCGAAGCTTTCACACAGCTTGCCGTTATCGGCATTCACTGCAAACAGACGACCGTCGTTCACCGGCAGGATAATACGACGCGGGCAATCCGCGACAACGTCCGGGCTGGCGTTCGCCGTGGTCGCTTCGTGATAAGACACGCCGCGGCACGTGACGTGCTGGAACGTCGGGTTCGTATTTAACTGCGGATCGAAGTGCCATTTCTCTTTACCGGTCGCGGCATCAACAGCGAAAAGACGCTGGTGCGCGGTGCAAAGGAAAAGGGTGTCACCGACTTTAATCGGCGTTACTTCGTTAGTGATTTCACCCGGATCGTTCGGCAGCTTCAGGTCGCCTGTGCGGAACACCCAGGCTTCTTTCAGCTGATGAACGTTATCGGTGTTGATCTGCTTGAGCGGCGAGTAACGCTGGCCTTCCTGGTTGCGGCCATAAGCCGGCCAGTCGCCGTCAGGGATGTCCTGGCTACCGTTCACCGCGGCAGGCGTGCTGTCGGCGCTCAGGGTGCCATTCACTTCCTGTGGATCATTAAAGCCTGCCCAGAACAGCAGCCCGGCGGTGATGATCAACGAAACCAGCAGTGCCGGTACGCCTGCGCGCGACGGTGTGTGGAGGCGACGCCAGACGAAAGGCAAGATAAGCCATACGCCGAAGAACACCAGAATGTCGCAACGCGGCGTCAGCGCCCAGAAGTCGAATCCGACTTCCCAGATGCCCCACGCCATCGTACCTAACAAGATTATCGCGTAGAGCCACAGTGCTGCGGCGTTACGTTTCCACAGTAACCATGCTGTCGCCAGCATACCTACCCCGGCGATGGGGTAATACCAGGAACCACCAATTGATACCAGCCATATACCACCAACCAATAAATACAGCCCTGATAATGCTGCGAACAGGGCTGTGAGAATCACGAGAAGTCGTGATTGTGTCTTTTTTGTTTCTGCCATAACCACACTCTTAATTTTTAAGTAGCAAGTTATTATAGTTGTTAACATATGTGATCTTAATCACAAAAAGAGCTTTTCGCACTTTTCTGCCGGCAGGGCGTTTTGCTGGTATACTGCCCCGCTTATCTATCGTTACCGGCAGCAGCCGCAGCGGGTATCGGTGATTTATTTTTAAATCAAACGGTTAGCGATATGAAACATACGGTTGAAGTAATGATTTCCGAGGCGGAAATCAAGGCGCGCGTAGAAGAACTGGGTCGTCAGATTACTGAGCGCTATCAGGACAGCGGCAGCGAAATGGTGCTGGTGGGGCTGCTGCGCGGCTCATTTATGTTCATGGCGGACCTGTGCCGTCAGGTGCATGTGGCGCATGAAGTTGATTTTATGACCGCCTCCAGCTACGGCAGCGGCATGTCCTCCACGCGCGATGTCAAAATCCTCAAAGACCTGGATGAAGATATTCGCGGTAAGGATGTGCTGATCGTTGAAGACATTATCGATTCTGGCAATACGCTCTCCAAAGTGCGCGAGATCCTGAGCCTGCGTGAGCCGAAATCGCTCGCTATCTGTACGCTTCTGGATAAACCGTCACGCCGTGAAGTGAACGTGGACGTGGAGTTTGTTGGCTTCTCTATCCCGGACAAATTCGTGGTGGGCTACGGCATCGATTATGCCCAGCGCTATCGCCATCTGCCTTATATCGGCAACGTGGTGATGCTGGACGAGTAAATCCAGCGCACAAAAAAGGGGCCAACGGCCCCTTTTTTATTTCTCGAACGCCCTTATTTATGGCTGGCGTGCGTTTTCTGGATGTTGCATACGCCGTTGCGGTAGCGCTGCTCCAGCGTTTCGCGGCTGGTCGCGGTCACGTCCAGGTCACGCAGGCGACCGTCGTGGATGCCGTAAGCCCAGCCGTGGATGGTCACTTTCTGACCGCGTTTCCAGGCAGACTGCATGATGGTGGAATGGCCGAGGTTATAAACCTGCTCCATCACGTTCAGCTCGCACAGCGTGTCGAGGCGCTTCTCCTGCGGCAGTTCGCCCAGCAGAGAGCTATGTTTAAACCAGATGTCGCGGATATGCAGCAGCCAGTTGTTGATAAGGCCAAGCTCCGGGTTTTCCACCGCCGCCTGTACACCGCCGCAGCCGTAGTGACCGCAGATGATGATATGTTCCACTTCCAGCACGTCGACGGCGTACTGCACTACGGAGAGGCAGTTGAGGTCGGTGTGGATGACGAGGTTCGCCACGTTGCGGTGGACGAAAATCTCGCCCGGCTCAAGGCCAGTAAGGCGTTCAGCCGGTACGCGGCTGTCGGAACAACCAATCCACAGGAAGCGCGGTTTCTGCGCCTGTGCCAGACGTTCAAAAAAGCCAGGGTCTTCTTCCACCAGCATTTTTGACCAGAGTTCGTTATTACTAATAAGTGTGCTGATATCTTTCATAGAGGTTAACAACCTGTAACCAGACAATTGCGTTGGGGTAATATAGGGCAACTAAACTTTTTTTTAAACCATACAACTTATGCAAGAAAACAAGGTGACTGGACATCCATGACAATTGCACTGGAGCTGGAGCAGCTTAAAAAAACCTATCCCGGCGGCGTACAGGCGCTGCGCGGCATTGATTTAAAAGTGGAAGCGGGGGATTTCTACGCTCTGCTTGGCCCAAATGGCGCGGGAAAATCGACCACCATCGGCATCATTAGTTCGCTGGTCAATAAAACCTCGGGACGTATCCGTGTCTTTGGCTACGACCTGGAGCGCGATGTGGTCAACGCCAAACGCCAGTTAGGCCTGGTGCCGCAGGAGTTTAATTTCAACCCCTTTGAGACCGTACAGCAGATAGTCGTAAACCAGGCGGGTTATTACGGCGTCGAGCGCCGCGAAGCGGTAGAACGCAGCGAAAAGTATTTAAAGCAGCTCGATCTGTGGGAAAAACGTAATGAACGTGCGCGTATGCTTTCAGGCGGCATGAAGCGTCGTCTGATGATCGCGCGCGCGCTGATGCATGAGCCAAAATTGCTCATCCTCGATGAGCCAACGGCGGGCGTGGATATCGAACTGCGCCGTTCTATGTGGGGCTTTTTGAAAGATCTGAACGATAAAGGCACGACGATTATTCTCACCACGCATTACCTCGAAGAAGCGGAAATGCTGTGCCGTAATATTGGCATCATCCAGCGCGGTGAACTGGTGGAAAACACGTCGATGAAATCGCTGCTCTCCAAGCTTAAATCAGAGACGTTTATCCTCGATCTTGCCGCGAAAAGCCCGCTGCCGAAGCTTGATGGCTATCAGTATCGGCTGGTAGATACGTCGACACTGGAAGTAGAAGTGCTGCGCGAGCAGGGGATTAACAGCGTGTTTAACCAACTGACCGCGCAGGGCGTGCAGGTGCTGAGTATGCGCAACAAAGCGAACCGTCTTGAAGAGCTGTTCGTGACGCTGGTGAATGAAAAACAAGGAGAGCGCGCATGATGCAGCTTTACTGGGTCGCCCTGAAAAGTATCTGGGCGAAAGAGGTGAACCGTTTTGCCCGCATCTGGGTGCAGACCCTGGTGCCGCCGGTTATCACCATGACCCTCTATTTTATTATCTTCGGTAATCTTATTGGCTCACGTATCGGTGAAATGCATGGCTTTAGCTATATGCAGTTTATCGTGCCGGGCCTCATCATGATGGCCGTTATCACCAACTCCTATGCCAATGTGGCCTCGTCATTCTTCAGCGCGAAGTTCCAGCGCAACATCGAAGAGTTGCTGGTAGCACCTGTGCCGACGCATGTGATCATTGCCGGTTACGTCGGCGGCGGCGTGGCGCGCGGGCTGTGCGTGGGCGTACTGGTAACGGCGGTGTCGCTGTTTTTCGTGCCGTTTCAGGTGCACTCCTGGCTGTTTGTCGGGCTGACGCTGTTAATGACGGCTATCCTGTTCTCGCTTGCCGGGCTGCTGAACGCCGTATTTGCCAAAACGTTCGATGACATCAGCCTGATCCCGACCTTTGTGCTGACGCCGCTGACTTATCTCGGCGGGGTGTTTTATTCGCTGACGCTGCTGCCGCCGTTCTGGCAGGCGCTGTCGCACTTAAACCCTATCGTCTACATGATTAGCGGTTTCCGCTTTGGTTTCCTTGGGATTTCCGACGTGCCGCTGTTGTTTACCGTCGCGGTACTGGCGTGCTTTATCATCGCGTTTTATCTGCTGTGCTGGTATCTCATCAGCCGCGGACGCGGCCTGCGTTCCTGATGTCCTGACCGCGTCGGCGTTGATGGAAATCACGCCGACGCGTCGCCACTTCGTTACACTACCCTACCGATGCAAGGAGAGTCGCCATGTTAGGTTGGGTCATTGCTTGTCACGATTACGTCGCACGCGATTATGCGCAGCAGCTGGAAGCCCGCTTTGGCGCACTGCCGCTGTGCCGGACGGTCGATTACTGGACGGGGCTTAGCACCAATATGCTAAGCCGCATGATGTGCGACGCGCTCTGGCATGCCGATGGCGGTGATGGCGTGATTTTCCTGACCGACACGCCCGGCGGTGCGCCGTATCGCGTGGCGGCGCTGATGAGCCATAAACACCCGCACAGCGAAGTGATTGCCGGGATTTCCCTACCGTTGCTGGTGCAGATGTATCCGCAGCGCGCCTCGCTGGATAGCGCAACCTTCCGCGATGCCATGGTGAAAGCTGGCGGTGAAAGTGTGACCAGCCTCTGGCATCAGCAACAAAAGAATCCACCCTTTGTGTTATTGCACGATAAATAACAACCGGACTTGGTATTCATATTACTTTTGTTAAAATGCGCATAATTTCACCTCTGGTTGTCACTGTTCCTTCATTCCTATGCTAAATCGTCTCTTTTTTTCTCTGCTGCTTATGGTGGCAAGCGTCGCGCAGGCGAGCCTGCTTGATGGCGAACACCTGCCCGCGCAATATATGCAAACCACGGAAGATGCCGCTATCTGGGCGAAGGTGGGCGATAACGTGCAAACGGTTGGCACTATCCGTGAAGGACAGTTGCTCGCCGTGGTGCCGATTGCCGCCGATTATTATGAATTCCGCTTTGGTTTTGGTACCGGGTTTATTGATAAAGCGCACCTGACCGATGTGCAGGGCGATAACCGGGTCAGGGACAGTCTGGGTGATCTGAATAAGCCGCTCAGCAACCAGAACCTGCTGACCTGGCGGGATGTGACGGTCTATAACGAGCCGGATGTAAACAGCGCGCCGCTGGGCACGCTTGCCGAAAACCTGCGTTACCCGATTGTCGGCAAGCTGAAAGACCGACTGAACCAGACCTGGTTTCAGATCCGCATCGGCAATCGACTGGGGTATATCAGCAGTCTGGACGCGCAGGAGGATAACGGCATTCCGGTGCTGACGTACCATCACATCCTGCATGACGAAGAGAACACGCGGTTTCGCCACACATCCACTACCACCTCGGTACGTGCGTTCAGCAATCAGATGACGTGGCTGCGCGATCAGGGCTACGCGACCTTAAGCCTCTACGATCTTGACGGCTACGTGCATAACCGCGTCAATTTGCCCGCGCGAGCGGTAGTGATCACGTTCGACGACGGCCTGAAGTCGGTCTATCGCTACGCGTACCCGGTGTTGAAAGCGTACGGTTTTAAGGCTACGGCATTTATTATTTCATCGCGCATTAAGCGCCAGCCGCAGCGCTGGGATCCTAAATCGCTGCAATTTATGAGTGTCGCGGAGTTAAAGGCGATTCAGGATGTGTTTGATATCCAGTCGCACACGCATTTCCTGCACCGTACCGACGCCGCGCACCACCCGATTTTGTTAAGCCGCACGTATCACAACATTCTGTTTGACTACAAACGCTCACGCCGCGCGCTGGCGCAGTTCAACCCGCATGTGCTGTTTCTCTCGTATCCGTTCGGTGGGTACGACGATAAAGCAGTAAAAGCGGCGGGCGACGCCGGGTTTCATCTGGCGGTGACGACGGTGAAAGGTAAAGTGAAGCCGGGCGATAATCCGTTCCTGCTAAAACGGCTCTATATTCTGCGTACCGATTCGCTGGAGACCATGGCGAAAATCATCAGTAACCAGCCGCAGGGATAAAAAAAGCCCACGCGAGGAGGGCTTCATCAGACTGATGGTGTAGGGCTTACGCCACCTGTACCGGCACCGCTTTGGCGGTGCGTTTCATCTCGTTGTCGCCGTCGAAATAAGCGACTTTCGGCTGCCAGCTGCGCGCCTGCTCATCCGGCATGGTCACATAGCTTGCGATAATCAGGATATCGCCAACATCGGCGCAGTGGGCCGCTGCACCGTTGACCGAAATGATTTTCGAGCCGCGCTCGCCAGCGATGGCGTAAGTCGAAAAACGTTTCCCGTTGGTCACGTTGTAAATATCAATGGCTTCATATTCCAGAATGCCTGCGGCCTCGAGGAAATTCTGATCGATGGCGCAGGAGCCTTCATAATGCAGGTCCGCCTGAGTAACTTTAACGCGGTGCAGTTTGCCCTGCAGCATGGTGCGAATCATAACTTGAACCCTGTTTACCAGAATGTCGTTAGCGCCGGGCGGTGACCCGGCACCAGGAATTTATCCCGGGCAGTATTGCCCTTTTTAACCATGCTGTCTACTGGGCTAATTCCACGGTCTGGTTGTCGATTAAACGCGCCTGACCAAGCCATGCCGCCATCAGGATCACGGCGCGCTGACTGCCCGGATTGAGTGCCAGCAGCGTGTCGGCATCACGGATTTGCAGGTCGTCCGGGCGAAAGCCTTTCTCGCTAAGCGCCTGCGCCGCCGCCGCGATAATACCGTCCAGATCGCGATCGCCTGCGCGTAATTTCTCTGCCATGGCATTCATTACTTTGCTCAGGCCCGGCGCGATTTTGCGCTGATCACTGGTGAGATAGCCGTTACGCGAGCTGAGCGCCAGACCGTCTTTGGCACGCACCGTCGGCACGCCGATGATATCGATGTCATAGCCCATATCGGCGACCATTTTGCGGATCAGCGCGAGCTGTTGATAATCCTTTTCACCGAAGCAAGCCACGTCCGGCTGAACCAGGTTAAAAAGCTTGCTGACGACTGTCGATACGCCGCGAAAATGCCCCGGACGGCTCGCGCCTTCGAGGATAGTTGAAATGCCGGGTACATCGACGAACGTCTGCTCACCCATGCCCTGCGGGTAGACTTCTTCCGGCGTCGGGGCGAAGACAATATCCGCGCCGCGTTTTTTCAGTTTTTCACAATCTTCCTGAAGCGTGCGCGGGTAGCGCGCAAGATCGTCGGCGCGGTCAAACTGCATCGGATTAACGAAAATGCTTACCACCACCGCATCGGCATGGGTTTTCGCCTCATCCACCAGTTTCATATGGCCGTCATGCAGGTTACCCATCGTCGGTACCAGTGCGATGCGTTTGCCTTCCATGCGCAGGCGACGGATATGCTGGCGCAGCAGCGGTAAGGTTTCAATAATCAACACAATCAAGACTCCTGTAGTGAAAACAATATGCTTGTGTGAATAGCTCCGGGCATGACGATACGCACAATACGGGTTTATCACAATGCCTGGCATCGGGTTTACGCCGGGTGAGGGCAGCGAAGCGTGATGGCGAAGCCGCCATTGTCATGTTACCGGAGTAGAAGGAGCATCTATTCAAATAACAAATAGTAAAGCAAAGTCATTCCGGGTTCCATTAACAGAATTTTGCCATCGTATATAACTATAATGAATGTATTCGCGAATTATTTAGCCTGGAATACTTTTATTGATATTCTGGGGTTATATTTCAACGCATCATCCGTGAAGAAGTGAAAATAATCTTTGCTAGAATTGTGCGGATGCGGTGAAAAATAATTGTTATTTGCGGCGTGAATGTTTTTAACCACGCCGCGCTCACGTTTTTCTGCGCATCAGTCAGACGGACAGCTTCTCCGTCGGTATAATTCTATATAGTGAGGACCCTTTATGAAAAAAGTAGCTGGGATGCTAATCTTATCATCCTTGTTTATCTCTCAGGCATGGGCGCAGGTAAGCGTCAATGATACCGCAGCGCAACTCCATCTCATGGGCACGCTGAAGAGCGGCGATGAGACATCCTGCGCGGTGGGATTAAGCCAAAGCACCATTAATTTTAATACCAGTACGGATGATATTAAGGAACAAAATAAAATTAACACGGGCGGCATACAGCTCATGCTTTCGGTAAGCAATACGGACTACTGTCGTTATCAGATCGAAAACAACCATATTGTTTTTAAATTCACTGGCCAGAAAGATAATGCCAGCGGCACCGTGCTTGCGAATAACAGCACCAGCGAAGGTGCGGCTAAAGGCGTTGGCGTTGCAACGTATAACAACGCTGGCATCCCTGTTGATATTAATACCGGCACGCTGAAGGCCACGCTGCCGCTCACGCCATTTAAACTGGATATCGTTAAGCTTAAAGATCAGGACGTTGTACCTGGCGATTATCAGGGAACCATGACGATTGAAATTCAGCGTCTGTAATGAAACGCTGATAATAAAAAGCGGCACATAAGCGCCGCTTTTTTGTGATTAATTGAAACTATGCTCAGCTCCCGGATAAACGCCGGACTCCACTTCTGCAATATACTCACGTACCGCCGCACGCATATCACCCGCTTGCGCCAGAAAGTTTTTGGCAAATTTGGGGATATGGCCGCCAGTGATGCCGAAGGCGTCATGCATCACCAGAATCTGCCCGTCCGTCACGTTGCCTGCGCCAATGCCGATAACCGGAATCGAAAGCGCGCTGGTAATGCGCTGCGCCAGTGCGACCGGCACGCATTCCAGCACCAGCAGTTGCGCGCCTGCGACCTCCAGCGCTAACGCGTCGTCCAGCAGCGTCTGGGCCGCGGCTTCATCGCGACCCTGCACTTTATAGCCACCGAAAATATTCACCGACTGCGGCGTCAGGCCCAGATGGCCACACACCGGCACGGCGCGCTCGGTCAGCATGCGTACCGTGTCAGCAAGCCAGCGGCCACCCTCAATTTTTACCATATTCGCGCCTGCGCGCATCACGGCGGCGCTGTTTTCAAACGCCTGTTCTGGCGTGGGGTAGGCCATAAACGGCAGGTCTGCGAGCAGCAGACAGTGCGGTGCGCCACGGCGAACGGCACGGGTATGGTAGGCGATATCGTCCACGGTCACCGGCAGGGTAGAGTCGTGCCCCTGTACCGTCATCCCCAGCGAATCGCCGACCAGCATGACGCCAATCCCTTCTTCTTCAAAGAGTTTCGCAAAGCTGAAATCGTAGGCGGTAATGGTGGCGAACTTTTTGCCGGATTCCTTCAGGCGTCGCAATTGAGAAATAGTGGTCGGTTTCATAGCTATCCCGCAAACAGAAAAAAAGCAGTGTAAACGATGCGTTTGCGGGAGGATACTGCGCGGAAATACGAAGAGGAAGTTTTTGCTTTACCAGTGGCGAATTGCTGAACAATCAAGGCGTTCAAGCACATCCGCCACGCGTTCGCCATCCGGGAAACGCAGCGCGGGCGCTATCTCTGCAAGCGGCAGCAGCATAAAAGCGCGGTTTTTCATGTCGTAGTGAGGAACCGTCAGGCGCGGCGTGTTTATCGTCTCGTTGCCAAACAGCAGGATATCGAGATCGAGCGTGCGCGGCCCCCAGCGCTCCGCTTTACGCACGCGCCCCTGTTGCAGTTCAATGCGCTGCGTATTATCCAGCAATGCCTCCGGCGTGAGCGAGGTTTCCAGCTCGACGGCGGCGTTGAGGTAATCAGGCTGATCCTGCGGGCCCAGCGGCGGCGTGCGGTAGAGCGAGGACGTGGCGACCACACGGCTTTGCGGAATGCGCGCGAGCGCAGCCAGCGCGTCATTGACCTGTGAAAGCGGCTCGGCAAGATTACTGCCGAGCGCGATATACACTCGCGTCACGCGTTGCCCTCACGGCGCGGAGAGGTACGACGACGTGGGCGACGCGGACGACGGCGCGCGGCCGGTTCATCGCCTAAATCGTTAAGCATATCTTTTTGCATCGGCGGTGCGGCAGACTGGAACTCGCCCCACCAGTTTGTCAGGCGTTGAAGTTCGCCGTTATTTTCCGCTTCGGCGCGCAGCGCCAGCAGATCGTAAGCGGCCCGGAATTTCGGGTGCTCCATCAGCTTCCACGCACGTTTGCCCTGACGACGGGACAGGCGCAGCTGCAACATCCAGATATCACGAATAAGCGTGGTGATACGTTTAGGTATCGCCAGTGAGCGGCAGGCTTCGTCCAGCACGTCGTTCATGGCGAGCGCAAAGGCGTCGTAATAGGCAAGGCCGCTTTCCTGGGCGATTTTCTGCGCCATTTCGAGCTGCGGATACCAGAACATCGCGGCGAACAGAAACGCCGGGTTCACGCGCATGTCGTTATGAATGCGGTTATCGGTATTCTTCAGCACCTGCGCAATGATGCGCTCCATCGGGCTATCGCCGTTCTCGGTAAAGTAACGGCTGATGCCCGGGAACAGCGGCTGGAACAGATTATATTCGCACAGCAGGCGATAGGTGGCGTAGCCATAACCCGCCTGCAACAGCTTTAAGGATTCTTCAAACAGGCGCGCCGGCGGCACGTCGTTTAACAGCGTGGCGAGGCGCGGAATAGGCTCGCCGGTTTCCGGGCTGATGCGCATATCAAGCTTGGCGGCAAAGCGCACCGCGCGCAGCATACGCACGGGATCTTCACGGTAGCGGGTTTCCGGATCGCCAATCAGACGGATGATGCCGTCGTTCAGATCGTTCAGGCCGCCCACGTAATCACGCACCGTGAAATCGGCGACGCTGTAGTAAAGGCTGTTGATCGTGAAATCGCGGCGCTGGGCGTCTTCTTCGATGGAGCCGAAGATGTTATCGCGCAGCAGCATGCCGTTCTGGCCACGCTGGGAAGTGGCACGATCGTTCGCCGTCTCCTCGTGGTGGCCGCGAAAGGTGGCGACTTCAATGATTT from the Cronobacter condimenti 1330 genome contains:
- a CDS encoding fimbrial protein, translated to MKKVAGMLILSSLFISQAWAQVSVNDTAAQLHLMGTLKSGDETSCAVGLSQSTINFNTSTDDIKEQNKINTGGIQLMLSVSNTDYCRYQIENNHIVFKFTGQKDNASGTVLANNSTSEGAAKGVGVATYNNAGIPVDINTGTLKATLPLTPFKLDIVKLKDQDVVPGDYQGTMTIEIQRL
- a CDS encoding PTS sugar transporter subunit IIA encodes the protein MLGWVIACHDYVARDYAQQLEARFGALPLCRTVDYWTGLSTNMLSRMMCDALWHADGGDGVIFLTDTPGGAPYRVAALMSHKHPHSEVIAGISLPLLVQMYPQRASLDSATFRDAMVKAGGESVTSLWHQQQKNPPFVLLHDK
- the panB gene encoding 3-methyl-2-oxobutanoate hydroxymethyltransferase, whose translation is MKPTTISQLRRLKESGKKFATITAYDFSFAKLFEEEGIGVMLVGDSLGMTVQGHDSTLPVTVDDIAYHTRAVRRGAPHCLLLADLPFMAYPTPEQAFENSAAVMRAGANMVKIEGGRWLADTVRMLTERAVPVCGHLGLTPQSVNIFGGYKVQGRDEAAAQTLLDDALALEVAGAQLLVLECVPVALAQRITSALSIPVIGIGAGNVTDGQILVMHDAFGITGGHIPKFAKNFLAQAGDMRAAVREYIAEVESGVYPGAEHSFN
- the panD gene encoding aspartate 1-decarboxylase, producing the protein MIRTMLQGKLHRVKVTQADLHYEGSCAIDQNFLEAAGILEYEAIDIYNVTNGKRFSTYAIAGERGSKIISVNGAAAHCADVGDILIIASYVTMPDEQARSWQPKVAYFDGDNEMKRTAKAVPVQVA
- the panC gene encoding pantoate--beta-alanine ligase, which translates into the protein MLIIETLPLLRQHIRRLRMEGKRIALVPTMGNLHDGHMKLVDEAKTHADAVVVSIFVNPMQFDRADDLARYPRTLQEDCEKLKKRGADIVFAPTPEEVYPQGMGEQTFVDVPGISTILEGASRPGHFRGVSTVVSKLFNLVQPDVACFGEKDYQQLALIRKMVADMGYDIDIIGVPTVRAKDGLALSSRNGYLTSDQRKIAPGLSKVMNAMAEKLRAGDRDLDGIIAAAAQALSEKGFRPDDLQIRDADTLLALNPGSQRAVILMAAWLGQARLIDNQTVELAQ
- a CDS encoding polysaccharide deacetylase family protein, producing MLNRLFFSLLLMVASVAQASLLDGEHLPAQYMQTTEDAAIWAKVGDNVQTVGTIREGQLLAVVPIAADYYEFRFGFGTGFIDKAHLTDVQGDNRVRDSLGDLNKPLSNQNLLTWRDVTVYNEPDVNSAPLGTLAENLRYPIVGKLKDRLNQTWFQIRIGNRLGYISSLDAQEDNGIPVLTYHHILHDEENTRFRHTSTTTSVRAFSNQMTWLRDQGYATLSLYDLDGYVHNRVNLPARAVVITFDDGLKSVYRYAYPVLKAYGFKATAFIISSRIKRQPQRWDPKSLQFMSVAELKAIQDVFDIQSHTHFLHRTDAAHHPILLSRTYHNILFDYKRSRRALAQFNPHVLFLSYPFGGYDDKAVKAAGDAGFHLAVTTVKGKVKPGDNPFLLKRLYILRTDSLETMAKIISNQPQG
- the pcnB gene encoding polynucleotide adenylyltransferase PcnB; this encodes MFTRVANFCRKVLNREESVVDEGAAQPAITIIPREQHAISRKDISENALKVMYRLNKAGYEAWLVGGGVRDLLLGKKPKDFDVTTNATPDQVRKLFRNCRLVGRRFRLAHVMFGPEIIEVATFRGHHEETANDRATSQRGQNGMLLRDNIFGSIEEDAQRRDFTINSLYYSVADFTVRDYVGGLNDLNDGIIRLIGDPETRYREDPVRMLRAVRFAAKLDMRISPETGEPIPRLATLLNDVPPARLFEESLKLLQAGYGYATYRLLCEYNLFQPLFPGISRYFTENGDSPMERIIAQVLKNTDNRIHNDMRVNPAFLFAAMFWYPQLEMAQKIAQESGLAYYDAFALAMNDVLDEACRSLAIPKRITTLIRDIWMLQLRLSRRQGKRAWKLMEHPKFRAAYDLLALRAEAENNGELQRLTNWWGEFQSAAPPMQKDMLNDLGDEPAARRRPRRPRRRTSPRREGNA
- the folK gene encoding 2-amino-4-hydroxy-6-hydroxymethyldihydropteridine diphosphokinase translates to MTRVYIALGSNLAEPLSQVNDALAALARIPQSRVVATSSLYRTPPLGPQDQPDYLNAAVELETSLTPEALLDNTQRIELQQGRVRKAERWGPRTLDLDILLFGNETINTPRLTVPHYDMKNRAFMLLPLAEIAPALRFPDGERVADVLERLDCSAIRHW